One Anaerolineae bacterium genomic window, CCCCGCTGACCAGGCCAATCAGCAACACGGCCAGTAGCGCGCGCTGCATAAAGGCAAACTGAAGCGGATCAAGCAGGAATCCCAGGTCCATCCACCCCTCAGCTTTCTTCGTTGTCTTCGCCAGCAGGACCGTGCTCATCCACCACCACGACGGTTTCCGCACCCTGGTGGATGATCCCGATCTGGCCGCGGTAAGCGCGGCTGAGCGCTTCAGTGGTGAAGACCTCAGCACTCGTCCCGTAGGCGATGACCTCCTGGTTGATCAACAACAGGCGGTCGAAACGGCTGGCTGCCAGGCTCATGTCGTGGGTAGCCAGGATGATGGTCACGCCCTGGGCATGCAGCGCTTCCAGGACGGCCATGATCTCCTCGCTGGCGGTAGCATCCACCCCGCTGAACGGCTCATCCAGGAGCAGAACGCTGGTCTGCTGGGCCAGCGCACGGGCGATGAAGACGCGCCGCCGCTGCCCGCCGCTGAGCTGGCCGATCTGCCGGTCGCGGAAGGCCAGCATCCCCACCCGTTCCAGTTCGGCGTCGACGGCTTCCCAGTCGCGGCGACCCGGCCAGCGCAGCCAGCCCAGCTGGCGGGCGCGGCCCATCATCACCACATCCCGCACACTAACCGGGAAACGCCAGTCGATGGCTTCGTACTGGGGCACATAACCGATCAGGCGATGGCTGACAGCGCACTCCTCGCCGTACATGGAGATGAAGCCGCTGGTATGCGGGATCAGCCCGACAATCGCCTTAAACAGGGTGCTTTTGCCCGCCCCGTTGGGGCCGAGCACGGCCACACTCTCCCCCGGCTGCACAGCAAAGGAGATATTCCGGATGGCCGAGCGTGCGCCGGGGTAACCCGCCGACAGCCCCTGCACCAGCAGTGCGGGGCAACCATCAACAGCCGGAAGGGCGATCTTCAACGAGGGGTGGCTGGCCATGGCGGCAATCTCCGGCGGGTTAATTCACCGTCCCGCCCAGGGCGGCGGTGATCACCCGCGTGTTGTAACGCAAGTACTCCGGGTAGGTCGCGGCGGGGCCACCCGGCTCGCTCAGGGAGCCAGTGTAGAGCGTATAGAAGCGGACCCCCGTCTCCCGTGCGATCTGCTCGGCCAGGGCCGGGTTGGCAATGGTCTCTGTGAACACCGCAGGCACGCCGGTAGCACGGATATCGCTAATCAGCCGGGCGATATCCGCCGCGCTTGGCTCGGCCAGCGTGCTGGCCCCGGGGATGACTGTACCCAGCACCTTCAGCCCGAAGGCGCTGGCGTAGTAGTTGAAGGTCAGATGGTTGGTGACCAGCAACCGGTTACCTTCCGGGATTGTCGCCAGCATCGGCGCGATTTCCTCGCGAACCAGCGTCTGCAGCGTATCGATGATAGCGGTGGCGGTGGCAGCGTAAACGGCAGCGTTGGCCGGATCGCGCTCGCTCAGGGCGTCGCGGATCATCAGCGCCCATAGCATGGCGTTATAGGGGTCGGTCCACACGTGCGGGTCACACCGGCCATGCGCATGCTCATCGCCAGCTTGTTCTTCGCCGCCGCAATCCAGCTGGTAGAGCGGCCCCAGCCTGCCTTCAGTGGGTGGAGGCAACAGGCCAATGGACGCCAGTTCCTCCTGGTGAGCGGCGCACTGCCCGGCAAAGGTGCCCACATCGCCAGAGAGCAGGTACTCCTCAAGCTCACCGGTTTCCGGAAACTTGCCAAACGGCAGGATATCCACGCAGGTCGAGACCGTGACCGGTGCCAGGTCCGGAGCCGCGCCGCGGATGGTTTCCAGCAGGCTTTCCTCCAGGTTAGCGCCCACGATCAGGATCAGATCGGCCTGCGCCAGCCGCACCAGATCCTGCGGGGAGGGTGTGTAGCTGTGCGGATCAGCGCCCGGCGGCATCAGCGAAACGACCTCGGCGGCTTCGCCGGCAACGCTGGCGGCGATATCGGCCAGGATGCTGGTGCTGGCCACCACCTGCAGCCGATCCTGCGCCTGCACACCTCCGCCGGGGAGTACACCGAGCACCAGTACCAGGCTCAACAGCACAATCCCCATCCGGCAATTTTGACCCATAGTCCAATCCTAATTGAAAGACTTTTTCAGTTCTGATGAATCCTACCATGTTTGCCGGGCCAGTCAATCCCCGGCCCGCTGGCACTCCGGGCAGAGGCCGGCGATCTCCAGCCAGTGGCTGGTGATGCGGTAGCCGGTGCGGGCAGTGATCTCTTCAAGGTAGGCGCTCAGGTCGCAGCCTTCGATTTCTACCACGCGGTTGCAACGCTGACAGATGACGTGATGGGTATGGCCGGGCGAACACAGCGCGTAAGCGTGGCAGTTGTCCAGTAAGTGCACCGGGCGAACCAGCCCCAGCCCCGCCAGCACTTCCAGCGTGCGGTACACCGTCACCAGGCCGATGTCGGCAGCGTGCGCCCGCGCTGCTGTGTGCAGTTCGGCGATCGAAAGCGGTCGGGCTGCTTCTTCCAGCGCCAGGATCACTGCCCGGCGAGCACGGGTCAGCTTGAAGCCATGCTGGTGAAGCCGGGCAGCCAGCGATTGTGAGGGTAGGATTGCCATCATCTGTCTGAGACTTTCTTCCAGGGGCGGGCCAGCGCCCCCGCCATGCACTGTCGATTGTACCCGATCGCGGCGCTTCGCGGCCCTCAGCGGAAAGCCGGCGCCCATTCCGGCAGAAATGCGTCGGCGACCAGCTTGCTGATCTGACCAGAGGTCGTGTCCAGGACCCACAGGCTGGGCCGCGCCTCCTGCCCGGCCACCGGACTCGCCACCGCCGGGAAGCGCTGGATGACCAGCCGCACGCCGTCCGGCTCCCAGGCGAAAGCGCCCGTGGCGTATGCCGGATCGACAGCCAGCGGCTTGGCGTCGCCATTGCTCGCCGCGACCAGATAAAGCTGATGACCGGGCGTATACCCCTCATCCATCAGACGGCGTCCCACCACCAGCGCGGTCCCCTTAGGCGTCCAGAGCAGCCGGGCATCATCAACCGGTGCATCCGGCGCGGAGAGCGCCGTAATCTGCCCCGTCCGCAGGTCGGCCATCCTGATATGGGTGTAGAACGCTGTTTCTGAGGCAAAGACGATGTCCAGGTAAGCCAGCCGCGCACCATCCGGGGAAAATATACCTGTGCTGCCATGCAGGGTAGGCAAGAAGGCATCCGCGCCGCCGGTCAGGTCGTGGATCAGGATGCCGCTGTTTTGCAGGTCATAGGAAGCCAGCCGCGTCCCATCCGGCGACCACACCGGCCCTACCGTGTAAAGGGCTTCATCCTCAAACAGGGGGGCGTTGACCGGCGTAGCCCCGGACAGATCGAGCACCCAGACGCGGGTCGGACGGACATTCGCCCCGCCGGCGGTTCCAGGCGTACGCTCATAGGCCAGGCGCATCCCATCCGGGGACCAGGCGGGGGCGGTGCAGTCATCCGGAGCGCAGGCGACCAGCGTGCTGATCTCGTCGGTTGCCCGGTCGAGCAGACGCAGATCGATCCCGCCTTCTGCGCTGTACTCGCTGAAGGCGATCTGCGCGCCATCCGGGCTGACAGCAAAGTCATAGACGCCAGAAGCGCTGGACGTGACCGGGATGGCCTGGGTCGGGGCCGCCGGATCGAGCAGGTGGATATTGGCCGGGGCGCCGCCCGCCGGGGCCAGAAAAGCGATCAGCGGGCCGCTGCCGGGTTGCGGGGCGCTGCTGCGGGCCGGAAGGCTCCCGGCGACCAATCCCAGCAGCGTGACCAGCGCCGCCACAACTGCCAGCCCGATCAGGGCGACCAACCCGGCCCGGCGCGACAAAGAAAGGAAAGCCTCGAAGGGGATCATCAGGGCGCTTTCAGCGGTCAGACAGCGCTAGCTGCGACCAAAGGTCAGCGCCAGGCGGATGTCTTCCAGCCGTGGCAGGCTATTGGCGCGGAGCACCTCGCGCCCTTCCGGCGTAAAAACCAGAAAAGTTGGCGAAAAAACGAATTCAAAGCGGTCGGCCAAGGCGCTGCCAAGCGCATCGTGGATGTTGAGCAACAGCGAGTCGATTCCGGCGGAGGATAGCTCGGCGGTCAGATCGCGCACGGCGGGCAGAATCGCCAGGCAAGCCACACAGTAGTTGGAATAGAGCATCACAAACGTCGGCTGCTCATTGGTCAGGATGACCTCCGCTTCCGCCAGGCTGCTCACCTCCGGCGGCGGATACTGGCGGGACAGGCCAAAGGCCAGTGCTCCCAGCACGTACAACATCAACAGCCCGGCCCGCAACCACCTGCCGCCCTCCCGCCAGCGCCACAGCACAAAAGCCAGGATCGCCCCCAGCCCGACGCTGATCCAGACATAAGAGAACTGGTTGATGATATTCACGGCAACCCACCCAGCCTCCCAGAGGCAACAGCGCCTCCCGCCCTGACCTCGCCGCCTATTGTAGCCGGTCGCTGGTAGCGGGCCAAACAACGGCCGCTGGCGCTCACCCCGTCCTGGCACATGCTGCGGTCGGATGGTCAGGCGCCCGCCTGCAGGGCGGCGATGAGCGCTTCCAGCAGGCGGCGGATCTCGCCCGGCTCGGCATGACGGCCCAGCGCCTTTTTGGAAAAGAGCATCTCGCCATTCACGCTAAACTCAAAGACGCCCCCTTTGCTGGGAATCAGCTTCCACGAGGCAATGTGCACTTCAAGCTCCCGGAGGCCCAGGATTTCTTCCGTCACCCTGACGGCGCGCGGCGTGTAGCCTCACAGGGCACAGTATTCAAGCGTGACATCGAGCGACAGCATAATCAGATCATCCTTTCGCTGAGGGCGCGGGCTTGATTATAGCTGGTGCTATGCGCATTGCCGCTGTTTCCTGTATGATGAGAAAGGATCAAACCTCAGCAACAAGCAGGAGAACGGCATGTATGGGCATCACACGGCATAACCTGCCGGGTGTGACGGAAATTTTCAGCGAATACGTCCGCCAGCGGCGCAACAGGCGCACCCGGGAAGAGGTCATGGCCTTTCTGGAACCGCTGCTGGCCCGCCTGCGCGCCGACGCCCGCCGCCAGCTGGAAGCGCTCCTCCGAAGCTGGGAGGCGCGCGAAGGGGGTAGGCCTGGAACCGGCCAGCCCGCGCTCACAACCGACGAACTGGTCGCCCCACCCCGGCCTGAGGAAGACCTAAGCTGGCTACCCTCTTCCTCCTCCGGTCCAGCAACCGTCCCCCTGAACGTGCACCTGCCACCGCACCCCTCCGTCGAACAGCCACCAGAGCCGGAACCAGTCCCGCCTGAGCAGACGGTTTACTGCCCGGCCTGCGGGCGGGCCAATCGCCAGGGCAGCGGGCAATGCAGCGCCTGCGGCGCGGCGCTGGCCGCCCCGGCTGCGCCGGAAGCGCCTCCTGCTCCCGCGGCACGCACAACGCTCGGTCCAAACACGCGCTTGCTGCTCTACGTGGAAAATGCCAGCCAGCCAATTGTCGTCCGCATTCAGGAAAGCGGCCATGTGGTGCTGGGGCGCTCATCCGGCCAGGGGGGCCTCCTGCCCGGTATTGACCTCTCTCCGTATGGTGCGGTCGACCAGGGTGTGTCGCGCCTGCATGCCCGCCTGATCTACCGGGATAACAGCCTCTTCATCACTGACCTGGCCAGTGTCAACCACACATTTGTCAACGGCCAGCGGCTTGCCCCGCGCGAAGAACGCCTGCTGGGGGATGGCGATGAAATCCGGCTGGGACGTTTGCCGATCCGCGTGGTCTTCCAGGAACGCCTCAAATCGCTCCGTGGCGACAGGCCGCCGGATAGCAGCCCACCGTCCTCCGGCAAACCGGTTGACCTGAGCACCATCCTCGGCCTGGACGAGCCGTCCGGCTGAGCGGCACCTGCAGTGGGCGCTATGAGCGCCCGTTCACAGCGCCCGCAGCAGCGCCGTCGCCTCCTCCACCAGTGCATCAAACAGGCGCAACATCGCCTCATCGGGCATCTGGTATGGCCCGCCAAAGCTGCCATCGCCCAGCGCCGCCCGCGTGATTCCATCGCGCCGCCAGTCCAGCGGCAGGGTCTTGCTACCTGCCGGGACTTCCGCTACACGGGTAAAGGGGAAGTTCTCCAGCCAGTTGGCGTGATCCGGCTCTGCACCCAGTGCCGTCGCAAAGCGCGCTACGGCCTCCCCCTGCCACCAGCTATACCAGACAACACGCCGCCCGTCGCCCGCCTCCAGCGCCGGGGGCAACGCATTGCCGCCGTGCCCGTTCATGATCAGAAAGCGCCGGAAGCCGTGCCGGGTGAGGCTGTCAACGATCTCGGTCAGGACCACGGCGAAGGTAGACAGGCTGAGCGAGATCGTGCCGGGGTACTCCATGAAGTCGGCGGAACAGCCGAAGTTCAGCGGCGGGGCCACCAGCACTCCTTCCCGCTCCGCCACAGCATCGGCGATCGCCTGCGGGATGCGGATGTCGGTCAGCAGGCTCAGGTAGGCGTGCTGCTCGGTCGCGCCGGTGATCAGGATGATCCGGTTGTCATGCTGCAGATAGCGTTCCACGTCCATCCAGTTCAGGTCAGCCAGATGCATGGGCGGGATTCCCTCCTGTGGGCGCTGTATACGGGTACGACGGGGAGTGTACCGCCCGCCAGGAGGGCGATCAATGGCTGCAGGCGATGCCTGCAGCCAGCGCCAGCTGACAGGCCGGGGGGCAACATGCTGTGCACGGGGGAATCTCGACTCACCCTTGACAGTAGAACGTACATAGATAGAATTAAATCGACAAATATCGAATTAGTTAGAGGAAATGCACTATGGAAAACGACCAGACTCCGGCACTGCTGGACTTCTTCAAGGCGCTGGCGGAGCCAAACCGGCTCAAGATCGTCGGGCTGCTGGCGCGGGAAGACCTGGCTGTCGAGCAGATCGCGGCCATGCTCAACCTGCGCCCCTCCACTGTCTCCAACCACCTGTCTTACCTGGTGCATGCGGGGCTGGTCAGCGCCCGCCCGCAGAGCTACTACAACGTCTACCATCTGGAGGTCACAGCGCTGCAGGAGATGGCCCGCCGCCTGCTTTCCCATGAGACGCTGCAGGCAGCGGCAGCTGATGTCGACCTGGATGCCTACGACCGCCAGGTGATCAGGAACTATACCAGCCCGGATGGCCGCCTCAAGCAGCTGCCATCGCAGTTCAAAAAGATGCAGGCGGTGCTGCGCTATGTGGTCCAGGTCTTCGAGCCTGGTGTGCGCTACAGCGAGAAGGAAGTCAACGAACGGCTGGCCCGCTTTCACGATGATACAGCCACACTGCGCCGCGAACTGGTGGAGCAGGGACTGATGGCCCGCGAGGGCGGCGGCGGGCAATACTGGCGGGTGGTGAGGGAAAACTGACCCGGCGCAGGAACATCGCCCGCCCCTGAAAACCAGTCCAGCAGGGGGACCGGCATGCGGCCCTCCTCCCCCTCAGGCCGGCAACCGGATCGCCGATGGCGCCTCCCCGCACTGCCCCAATGGTGATTGACGGGGGCGGGGGCGCGTGCTACAGTTGACGGCAGCGCAGTCACGGGCACAGGCCGCATTTTTCATCCGCCCGGCAGTCTGCGCAGTCTCTGCTTGCCGGCCTTGCAGAGACCTTGAGGTAACGAGTTTATCACGATGCCTGCGGCTGCCTGCCGCATCTGCGCCGGGTTAGGATACGATCCTTCCCGGCAGCGGGGCGGCGCCACCGGCTGGCCCCTTCATCGCCAGCCAACGCAGCCGGGGCAAGGAGCGCATTCCCATGAGCGTCGATTTCATCCTGCGCCTGCTGGGCATGGTTGTGTTCAGTGTGGTTGGGGCGCGGCTGGGCACCGCCACCAGCCCGGCGTTGGAATTGCCCACCGAAGCTACCGGTCTGCTCTTCGCCATGGTCGGCGCGTTGTTCGGCCTGATCGTCACCCCCTGGATCACCATCCGCCCGGCGCGGGCCATCCGGCGGTTCCTGCTGGCCACCCCCACGGAGAAGGTAGTGATGGCGTTTGCCGGGCTGGTGCTGGGCCTGATCCCGGCTATCCTGCTGGCCTATCCGCTCTCGCTGCTACCCGATCCATTTGGCAGTCTCATCCCGGCGGCAGTGTCCCTCCTCGGCGGTTACCTGGGGATGACCCTCTTCGCGGTGCGTGCCGAGGATATTCTGGAGTTGCTTGGCTCCCTGCGGCGCAGCGGGCGACTCCTGGTCGAAGGCGGCGTGACCGCGAGCGACATACTGCTGGATACCAGCGTGATCATCGACGGGCGCATCAGCGATATCGCTGAGGCTGGCTTTCTCAACTGGCGGCTGATTGTCCCCCGCTTCATCCTGGAGGAGTTGCAGCACATCGCCGATTCACCGGAGATGCTGCGCCGGAACCGCGGCAAGCGCGGCCTGGAGATTCTGCGCGAACTCAAGCGCGCCGAACATGTGATGATCGAGATCGTGGATGAAGACATCCCCGACGTGGCTGAGGTCGATCACAAGCTGGTCATGCTGGCCCGCCAGATGAACATCCCGATCATGACCAACGACTTCAACCTCAACCAGATCGCCAAGCTGCAGGGCGTGCGTGTGCTCAACATCAACATGCTGGCTAACGCCGTCCGCGCCGAGTACATCCCCGGCGAGGTGATCCCGCTCAAGATCATCCAGGAAGGCAAGGAGCCAGACCAGGGCGTGGGCTACCTGGAAGATGGCACGATGGTGGTGGTTGAGGAAGGCAAGCACTACCTCGACCGCACCATCCGGGTGGAGATCACCCGCCTGATCAGCCGCGAGGCCGGCAAGATGTACTTCGCCAGGCCGGTCGAGGACTAGCAGGGCGAGGCAGCAGGATGGGCAACGACCGGGCGTTGGCATTGCGGGTCATCCTGGGCCTGCTGATCGGGGCCGGGGTCGGTTCTGCCCTCGGCCTGCTGATGGGCAACCTGCCGCTGTGGATCGGCCTCGGCGCAGGGGTCGGTCTGGCTTTTGCGGCCTCGCTAACCGGTCGGCGTCACCCCTGAGACGATCCCTGGCCCCTCACCCTCGCGCCAGCGCCCGGCGGATCAGTGCCTCCAGCCGGGCGTAGTGTGAGCCTTTCCAGTAGATCTGCCCGCAGGACTGGCAGCGCCGAAACTCATCATAGTTGGCATTGGTCGCCGGCGGCAGGCGATCGCTGATGCTGGCTTTGTCCACCGGCTCCAGCAGGCCGTTACAGCGCAGGCAGCGGCTGAACGGTTGCACCAGGTTCACCAGGTGGTAGCGGCGCATCACTTCCAGCAATTGCCGGGTCGAATCGGTGGAGCGCAGGCAATAGCCGTAGCGCACACTGCTCCGCTTGAGCAGGCCGCGATCGCGGGTGAGCAGGATACGATCCTCTTCAGCCGCCAGGCGAGCCAGATTGGCATCATCGCTGTCATCGGGCAGCAGGGCGTCAAAGCCCAGCAGGCGCAGGTAAGCGGCCAGCTTGCCCAGATGCACGTCCAGCACAAAGCGCGGCTCCGGCGGTGGCTCCGGACGGACGCGCGTCAGCCCGGAAATATCCAGTGTTGTGAAGGGCGGGTAGACGCTGATCCGGTCGCCGTCCTGCACGATCCGGTCAAAATCGACCGACTCCCCGTTCACCAGCAGCAGGTCAACTTCGGTATGAGGTACACCCAGCGACTCGATCATGTCCTTGATCGAAGCGCGGGCCTCAAAGTGGTGAACAAAGCTGCGTCCTCGCCGGGCCAGGGGCAGAAAGTCATTCAGGCTGGCGTAGAAGCGAAACGTAGCGGTGGGCATGGCGCGGCCTCCACGAGGCAGGCCTATGATCAGCAGGCGGTATTCCATAGGGATTATACCTGCCCCCTGTGTATAATAGGGAACAGAGATGCGGTCTGATCTCAGCGCATCCCCTTTCAGGCAGCTACCAGGGCCGGGACAATACTTCCTGCCCCGGCCAGCGGGCCAGCCGGGTGGCTGCCGCCGGGTTTTGCCAAGGAGTCGCACATGAGTGACCTGCCTACCCCGCCTTCTGCTGCCCCCACCGAAGGGGAAGCGATCCCGCTGTTCGAGCGGGGTGCTGCCCTGCCGCCGGATGCCACCTCGCTGCAGCAAGCCTTGCCTGCGCTCACAGCAACGCCGGGGCTGGATGTACCGCTGACGCCCGCCGCGCCAGAACAGCCAATGCTACCGGAGGAGCCTGCGCCGGTGGCTGATAGCGCCGCCGCGCCGCACTTCCGCACTGATCTCTGTCCGCGCTGTGGCTATGCGGATTTCGGCGCGGGGACGGTGATCACCTATAACGGCGGTTTTCACCCGGCCTACTTCAAGCCAGCGCGGCTGACCTTCCGTCGTCTGAGCTGGCTGTGGCGGCCCTTCCGGGCGATCGTGGAACTGGAGGCGCAGGTCTGCCGCCAGTGCGGACTGGTGATGTTGCAGGTCAACACCGACAAACTGCGCCATGTGGAGAGACAGTCCGGCGACCGCGAATAAGCGCCGCGGCCGTTTCTTGCGCCCCGTTGGCCTGTTTGACTCCGGTCTGTGCTCCGGCCTATACTACAACATAGAGGCCGACCCAGACGGAAGTTCAGGAGACGAGCCAATGGCTAAGAAGGAAGAGAAGAAGGTCGATACCGAGAAGGCTAAGAAACCGGCGGCGGAGAAGACCAAGGCCGAAAAGCCAAAGGCCGAAAAGACCAAGGTCGAGAAACCGAAAGAAAAGAAGAAATAAGTCGCGTTCTGCGCCACACTGTGGCGGTTCATTCCTGGTAATCCCATCTGCATCCCGTTACTGGCAGCCTGTCCCCAGTGGAGACAGGCTGTTCTTTTTGAGCTGTTTGCACTGTGCGACACAGCGGGTCGGGTAACAGGGTACTGTTCATCTGCCAGAATGTCCCCTCAACAGCAACCCAACCGCCCTTAAATGCCACACTACGCGGGCAATAGACTGCCCGGCCAAAGAGAGTGTACGACGAGGGGGGCATCGGATGTCGCCCGGCGCCCGCCCGCGAACAACTATAGCCAGATAGGCTGCCGGCCAGTACCCGGCGCCACCCGGTTTATGGCCTTCGAAAACCGTCAGATCTGGCGGGGCGGCTCAGACTCCGGGGGAACAGGGCCGGGGCCAGGCGTCTTCAGCATCTCCCACAGTTCCGCCGCCCAGTCGGCGATCAGCAGCATGGCCGGGCCGACCAGCACGCCATCCACGCCGGCCATCACCTGCCCGACATCGCGCGGAGATTCCAGCCCGCCCATGGTCAGCAGGGTGACATGCCCCGGCACCATCTCCACCAGCCGGGGAGTCAGGCTGAGATCGACGCGGTCGGTCAGGGGGTTGTAGTTGTTGATGGCGATCACCCGCGGTTCAAAGGGCAGGATGGCCCGCAGTTCGGCCTCGCTATGCACACAGACGATCGCGGTCATCAGGTTGCGCTGGGTGATGGAGAGCAACCGGCGCACCTGCTCCGGCGGCAGCAGAGCCGGCGTCAGAAAGAGGCCATCGCCGCCCGCCGCGCGGGTCTCAACGACCTGATATTCGTCGATGATGAAATCGTAGCGGATGACCGGTACATTGACGGCATTGGCAACCAGGGTGAGGTGCTCGATGGCTCCGGCGTGGTAACGCTCATCGGTCGCCACGACCAGCGCCTGCGCGCCATGGCGGGCCAGCCGCCGGGCCAGGGCGACCGGATCATACGGGGCGGCCCCCGCTGCCGATTGACCCAGATCCACCGCCGGGTTCATGACGCGGGCCAGCAGGGCCACCCGGTTCTCCAGCAGGTGGCTGCTCAGGTCCTGCGGGCGCGCCTGCATTTTGGCCAGCGCCCGCAGGCCCGGCAGGGGCGTCACGGCCTGCAAGCGGGCTACCTGCTCCTGCTTGTAGGCGATGATCTCGTCCGGGACGAACGGAAACTCGATCATAATCCCTCGTCGGCGCCTGCCAGCCACAACGGGCGGTTACCGGCACACGCCGGTATTGTATGCCCGTTCACGCCCCGCTGCCAGCGCCCTGCCAGCGCCCGCTACCAGCGGCCCGCTGCCAGCGGCCCGCTGCCAGCACCAGGCGCAAACAGAGGCAGGGAATGGGCAGTGAGGAGGCGTCTTACCTTGGTCCAGCCATATTCAGATAGCCTCTCAGCTCCTCCTATTATCACTGCCGGGTCCTGCCCACCTCCAACTGATCGTTGCCGGGCTGCGCAGGCCGCGCTATGATCCGGCCCGCCAACAGGAATGAACCATGCGCCGGGGGGCTGGCGGAAGGATAACCCTGACTTTCCCCCGGCTCATTTCGTTCTCACGTTGATGTGGTACGATGATCACGGGCGGCGAGGCACGCTGCGCCAGCGATCACAGGAGGCTGTTTGCAGAGAGCAACCAATGAGACACGGTATCCGTATCCAGCGCGACCATAGCACCCTGAGCTTTTCCGGGCGTCGGCGCGGCTTCAGCCCGCTGCTGATCGTCCTGTGGGTGCTTTCGCTGGCCGTGGTGGCTGTGGTCGTCTGGCGCTTTGACGAGGTACAGCCGCGGGTGCTCTCCCTGGTGCAACCACCGCCGCCGACCGTCTCCGCACCCACGCTGGCCAACCGCGCCTTCGAAGCTTACCTGGCTGGAAACCTGGCCGCTGCTGAACAGCAATTCGCCGAAGCGGTGCGCCTGGACCCAACTAACATCGCTTACCTGTATGAGTACGGGCGCATCCTGATGCTTAACAACAAACCAGCGGAAGGGCTGGCGATGGCCGAACAGATCATCGCTGCCGCGCCGGGCGATCCACGCGGCTATGCGCTCAAAACCTACGCGCTGGATAGCCTGGGCCGCGCCGAAGAGGCGATCCCCGTCGGCCTGACCGCTCTCGATCTAAACCCAACCTTTGCCCCGGCCTACGCCTATCTCTCCGGCGCGTATCTGTCGCTGGGGCGCTGGCGACAGGCCCAGGAGATGGGCGCGCGAGCGGTGGAACTGGACCCCAACAACATTGATACCCGGCGCGCCTTCGCCTTCGCCCTGAACTGGACGGGTCGCTACGACTTGGCGGTGGAGCAACTCGAAGCCGCTATCGCCATCCACCC contains:
- a CDS encoding metal ABC transporter ATP-binding protein; the protein is MASHPSLKIALPAVDGCPALLVQGLSAGYPGARSAIRNISFAVQPGESVAVLGPNGAGKSTLFKAIVGLIPHTSGFISMYGEECAVSHRLIGYVPQYEAIDWRFPVSVRDVVMMGRARQLGWLRWPGRRDWEAVDAELERVGMLAFRDRQIGQLSGGQRRRVFIARALAQQTSVLLLDEPFSGVDATASEEIMAVLEALHAQGVTIILATHDMSLAASRFDRLLLINQEVIAYGTSAEVFTTEALSRAYRGQIGIIHQGAETVVVVDEHGPAGEDNEES
- a CDS encoding zinc ABC transporter solute-binding protein; this encodes MGQNCRMGIVLLSLVLVLGVLPGGGVQAQDRLQVVASTSILADIAASVAGEAAEVVSLMPPGADPHSYTPSPQDLVRLAQADLILIVGANLEESLLETIRGAAPDLAPVTVSTCVDILPFGKFPETGELEEYLLSGDVGTFAGQCAAHQEELASIGLLPPPTEGRLGPLYQLDCGGEEQAGDEHAHGRCDPHVWTDPYNAMLWALMIRDALSERDPANAAVYAATATAIIDTLQTLVREEIAPMLATIPEGNRLLVTNHLTFNYYASAFGLKVLGTVIPGASTLAEPSAADIARLISDIRATGVPAVFTETIANPALAEQIARETGVRFYTLYTGSLSEPGGPAATYPEYLRYNTRVITAALGGTVN
- a CDS encoding transcriptional repressor; its protein translation is MMAILPSQSLAARLHQHGFKLTRARRAVILALEEAARPLSIAELHTAARAHAADIGLVTVYRTLEVLAGLGLVRPVHLLDNCHAYALCSPGHTHHVICQRCNRVVEIEGCDLSAYLEEITARTGYRITSHWLEIAGLCPECQRAGD
- a CDS encoding FHA domain-containing protein gives rise to the protein MGITRHNLPGVTEIFSEYVRQRRNRRTREEVMAFLEPLLARLRADARRQLEALLRSWEAREGGRPGTGQPALTTDELVAPPRPEEDLSWLPSSSSGPATVPLNVHLPPHPSVEQPPEPEPVPPEQTVYCPACGRANRQGSGQCSACGAALAAPAAPEAPPAPAARTTLGPNTRLLLYVENASQPIVVRIQESGHVVLGRSSGQGGLLPGIDLSPYGAVDQGVSRLHARLIYRDNSLFITDLASVNHTFVNGQRLAPREERLLGDGDEIRLGRLPIRVVFQERLKSLRGDRPPDSSPPSSGKPVDLSTILGLDEPSG
- a CDS encoding creatininase family protein is translated as MHLADLNWMDVERYLQHDNRIILITGATEQHAYLSLLTDIRIPQAIADAVAEREGVLVAPPLNFGCSADFMEYPGTISLSLSTFAVVLTEIVDSLTRHGFRRFLIMNGHGGNALPPALEAGDGRRVVWYSWWQGEAVARFATALGAEPDHANWLENFPFTRVAEVPAGSKTLPLDWRRDGITRAALGDGSFGGPYQMPDEAMLRLFDALVEEATALLRAL
- a CDS encoding metalloregulator ArsR/SmtB family transcription factor, which produces MENDQTPALLDFFKALAEPNRLKIVGLLAREDLAVEQIAAMLNLRPSTVSNHLSYLVHAGLVSARPQSYYNVYHLEVTALQEMARRLLSHETLQAAAADVDLDAYDRQVIRNYTSPDGRLKQLPSQFKKMQAVLRYVVQVFEPGVRYSEKEVNERLARFHDDTATLRRELVEQGLMAREGGGGQYWRVVREN
- a CDS encoding PIN domain nuclease — protein: MSVDFILRLLGMVVFSVVGARLGTATSPALELPTEATGLLFAMVGALFGLIVTPWITIRPARAIRRFLLATPTEKVVMAFAGLVLGLIPAILLAYPLSLLPDPFGSLIPAAVSLLGGYLGMTLFAVRAEDILELLGSLRRSGRLLVEGGVTASDILLDTSVIIDGRISDIAEAGFLNWRLIVPRFILEELQHIADSPEMLRRNRGKRGLEILRELKRAEHVMIEIVDEDIPDVAEVDHKLVMLARQMNIPIMTNDFNLNQIAKLQGVRVLNINMLANAVRAEYIPGEVIPLKIIQEGKEPDQGVGYLEDGTMVVVEEGKHYLDRTIRVEITRLISREAGKMYFARPVED
- a CDS encoding Mut7-C ubiquitin/RNAse domain-containing protein, with the protein product MPTATFRFYASLNDFLPLARRGRSFVHHFEARASIKDMIESLGVPHTEVDLLLVNGESVDFDRIVQDGDRISVYPPFTTLDISGLTRVRPEPPPEPRFVLDVHLGKLAAYLRLLGFDALLPDDSDDANLARLAAEEDRILLTRDRGLLKRSSVRYGYCLRSTDSTRQLLEVMRRYHLVNLVQPFSRCLRCNGLLEPVDKASISDRLPPATNANYDEFRRCQSCGQIYWKGSHYARLEALIRRALARG
- a CDS encoding tetratricopeptide repeat protein, with the translated sequence MRHGIRIQRDHSTLSFSGRRRGFSPLLIVLWVLSLAVVAVVVWRFDEVQPRVLSLVQPPPPTVSAPTLANRAFEAYLAGNLAAAEQQFAEAVRLDPTNIAYLYEYGRILMLNNKPAEGLAMAEQIIAAAPGDPRGYALKTYALDSLGRAEEAIPVGLTALDLNPTFAPAYAYLSGAYLSLGRWRQAQEMGARAVELDPNNIDTRRAFAFALNWTGRYDLAVEQLEAAIAIHPNLDFLYFELAGAYTGLKNDPAKIAIYEHVLAMNPENTKAMVRMCETYFGLRVDNLAQYWCEQALDRDPNDARAWKQVGMIYYTRRNYESAIDAFETCVRLSGSEYIECWYLRGLAHYRLDQCDQGVPILQEALNYTDSEDIRRNILQGLYMCAEADERYDFSIIPTPAPTATPVPTPIGIF